The segment AAAGACTATACGTCCGTGAAATATGATCTAACACTATGTCAAATAGCCAGCGTGGTTGTGAATACGAATTGGATCCGCCTGAACCGAACTGTTTGACCGAAGAGGATCTTGATGAAGACGGAGTATGGTGTTGTCCGCATGATGCTAGGGCAGGAGAGAATCTGTGTATTTTTCACAAATCTAAATCAAAAAAGGAAAGCGAAGAGGTGACCCGAGCAGTACTGAAAGCAATTAACGACTCTCCGATAAAATCGGACCAATCAAACGGATATCGAGGGACTGAGTTTATCGGGGCAAAATTTGGCCAATTAGAACTGAGTGATCAAAATATAAAATCTCAATCGACAATAGATTTTAGATGTGCAGTCTTTCATGATGAACTATCGGCTGAAGAGGCTGTTTTTGAGGGTCCGGTTGATTTTGGTGGGGCGTCGTTCTATTCAAGGGTGAATTTCAACGGGTCATCTTTTGAATCGGATGTTTGTTTTAGTAATTCTAAATTTAGAGACTTGGCACAATTCAAATCTATATCAGCCAGGCATCATGTGGATTTCACAGATGTTGTGTTTGATGATGCGGTTCTTTTCCGTGGATCGGTTTTTCAAGAACCAGTAGATTTCAGTGGCTCAGAATTCAACCATACCGTTTCCGGAAATTTCATGGAATCAGAATTTGAATGTGGCTTGGTTTTTGAAAGGGTGAATGTCCGTGGTGATTTTGGGTTTGAAAGGGCAAAATTCAATTCAGATGTTTCACTTAGGATGACTAGATTTAATTCTAGTGTTGCATTCGAGGAGATGAAAATAAACGGCAATCTCAATCTTGATGGGGCAGAATTTAAAGATCATATATATTTCACAAATAAATCGCCCTATTCTTATGAGGAAATATCAGATGCCGTGGGAGAAGTTCAAATTAGCGGTGAGGTTACTCCTAGCCACCGGCGGAACTATAAATACCCGTACGAGAGGGTCTTATTTTCTCATGCGTCAGACAATGAGTGATCAGGCTATTGCTTAATTGGTGTCCAGCCAGTTTACCAGAGAGATGCACCGCAGTATCGAGACTGAAATGATTAAGCTCCTGTCTCTCTTGG is part of the Haloplanus rubicundus genome and harbors:
- a CDS encoding pentapeptide repeat-containing protein: MSNSQRGCEYELDPPEPNCLTEEDLDEDGVWCCPHDARAGENLCIFHKSKSKKESEEVTRAVLKAINDSPIKSDQSNGYRGTEFIGAKFGQLELSDQNIKSQSTIDFRCAVFHDELSAEEAVFEGPVDFGGASFYSRVNFNGSSFESDVCFSNSKFRDLAQFKSISARHHVDFTDVVFDDAVLFRGSVFQEPVDFSGSEFNHTVSGNFMESEFECGLVFERVNVRGDFGFERAKFNSDVSLRMTRFNSSVAFEEMKINGNLNLDGAEFKDHIYFTNKSPYSYEEISDAVGEVQISGEVTPSHRRNYKYPYERVLFSHASDNE